A DNA window from Mytilus edulis chromosome 14, xbMytEdul2.2, whole genome shotgun sequence contains the following coding sequences:
- the LOC139503631 gene encoding putative apolipoprotein(a)-like protein 2, whose protein sequence is MWNMQSPHPHPYISIDSNYCRDPAHLYTPWCYTTDQHFRWEFCPVTKCDTCQQVENIPIGLTVIYNMSYGLLGA, encoded by the exons ATGTGGAATATGCAATCACCACACCCACATCCATATATTTCCATTGATTCGAACTATTGCAGAGATCCCGCCCATTTGTATACTCCATGGTGTTATACAACTGATCAACATTTTCGTTGGGAATTTTGTCCAGTCACAAAAT GTGACACGTGTCAACAGGTTGAAAACATACCCATTGGATTGACTGTCATTTATAACATGTCATATGGACTTTTAGGAGCTTGA